A window from Festucalex cinctus isolate MCC-2025b chromosome 4, RoL_Fcin_1.0, whole genome shotgun sequence encodes these proteins:
- the mfap1 gene encoding microfibrillar-associated protein 1, producing the protein MSNHDSANMKLPPIQSTAGAVPVRNEKGEISMEKVKVKRYVSGKRPDYAPMESSDEEEEDFQFVKKGKEMEPEMIEQEEEDVSDPRLKRLLNRVSEDVEERLARHRQIVEPEVVAESSEDSDEGTWHPQREESSEDEEEEEEEIDDEEIERRRAMMRQRALERKTEDMEVLEVEEEGKSGEESESESEYEEYTDSEDEAEPRLKPVFIRKKDRVTVAEREAEQQKQRELEAEAKRQQEERRRYTLKIVEEEAKKEFEENRRTLAALDALDTDGENEEEEYEAWKVRELKRIKKDREAREVMEKEKAEIDRFRNMKDEERRIEIRSNGKVITNKAAKGKYKFLQKYYHRGAFFLDEEDEVYKRDFSAPTLEDHFNKTILPKVMQVKNFGRSGRTKYTHLVDQDTTSFDSAWAQESAQNNKFFKQKAAGVRDVFDRPTVKRKKT; encoded by the exons ATGTCTAACCACGATTCAGCCAACATGAAGCTGCCACCTATACAGTCCACGGCTGGGGCCGTACCGGTCCGGAATGAGAAAG GTGAGATCTCAATGGAGAAGGTAAAGGTGAAGAGATATGTGTCTGGCAAACGTCCAGACTATGCACCAATGGAGTCAtcagatgaggaagaggaggatttCCAGTTTGTTAAAAAGGGAAAGGAAATGGAGCCTGAGATGATAGAACAGGAGGAAGAGGATGTGTCTGACCCACGTTTAAAGCGTTTGCTCAACCGCGTCTCTGAGGACGTTGAGGAGAG GCTCGCCAGGCATCGACAGATTGTAGAGCCTGAAGTTGTTGCTGAGAGCAGCGAAGACTCTGATGAAGGGACGTGGCATCCACAACGTGAGGAAAGCAGCgaggatgaagaagaggaagaggaagaaattGACGATGAG GAAATTGAGAGGCGTCGAGCAATGATGCGGCAACGGGCTTTGGAACGCAAGACTGAAGATATGGAGGTCCTGGAAGTGGAGGAGGAAGGCAAATCTGGGGAGGAATCGGAGTCAGAGTCTGAATATGAAGAATATACAGATAGTGAAGATGAAGCCGAGCCCAGGCTCAAACCAGTCTTCATCCGCAA AAAAGACAGAGTGACGGTGGCAGAGCGGGAAGCGGAGCAGCAAAAGCAAAGAGAGCTGGAGGCTGAAGCCAAGAGGCAGCAGGAGGAGCGACGACGCTACACGCTGAAGATAGTCGAAGAGGAGGCCAAGAAGGAGTTTGAGGAGAATCGGCGCACGCTAGCCGCTCTGGATGCCCTCGACACAGACGGCGAGAACGAAGAGGAGGAGTACGAAGCCTGGAAAGTTCGAGAACTGAAACGAATTAAGAAGGACAGAGAAGCTCGAGAAGT GATGGAGAAGGAAAAGGCAGAAATTGATCGATTCCGTAATATGAAGGATGAGGAGCGCAGGATTGAGATCCGCAGCAATGGCAAAGTCATTACCAACAAAGCAGCCAAAGGCAAATACAAGTTCCTTCAGAAGTACTATCATAGAGGAGCCTTTTTCTTG GATGAGGAGGACGAAGTGTACAAGAGAGACTTCAGTGCACCCACTCTGGAGGATCACTTCAACAAAACCATCCTGCCCAAAGTCATGCAG GTTAAAAACTTTGGGCGGTCCGGACGTACCAAGTATACTCACCTGGTGGATCAGGACACCACATCGTTTGACTCTGCGTGGGCTCAGGAAAGTGCTCAGAACAATAAGTTCTTTAAGCAGAAGGCAGCCGGAGTAAGAGACGTGTTTGACAGACCCACAGTGAAGAGGAAGAAGACATAA
- the hddc3 gene encoding guanosine-3',5'-bis(diphosphate) 3'-pyrophosphohydrolase MESH1: MNLDAVLLVETINFAAEKHRNQRRKDAEQTPYINHPIGVARILSHEAGITDIVVLQAALLHDTLEDTDTNPEELETKFGQIVARIVQEVTDDKSLPKQERKRLQVEHAPHCSHQAKLVKLADKLYNLRDLNRCTPVGWTAERVQQYFLWAADVVKGLRGTNSALEQKLDELFRQRGVQL; encoded by the exons ATGAATTTAGACGCCGTGTTGTTGGTAGAGACGATTAATTTCGCCGCTGAAAAGCATCGGAATCAGCGTCGTAAAGACGCAGAACAAACTCCGTATATTAACCACCCGATTG GAGTAGCAAGGATTCTCAGCCATGAAGCTGGCATCACTGACATTGTGGTATTACAA GCTGCTCTTCTTCATGACACTTTGGAGGACACAGACACAAATCCAGAAGAGCTGGAAACAAAGTTTGGACAGATAGTTGCTCGCATTGTTCAGGAGGTGACCGATGATAAGAGTCTGCCCAAACAGGAGAGGAAGCGCCTACAGGTGGAACATGCGCCTCATTGTAGCCACCAGGCCAAACTTGTCAAACTGGCAGACAAACTGTACAACCTCAGGGATTTGAATCGCTGCACACCAGTCG gctGGACAGCTGAACGGGTTCAGCAGTATTTTTTGTGGGCCGCTGATGTTGTAAAAGGCCTGAGAGGTACCAACTCGGCTCTGGAGCAGAAGCTGGATGAGTTGTTCAGACAGAGAGGAGTGCAACTCTAA
- the vps33b gene encoding vacuolar protein sorting-associated protein 33B, translated as MAYSARKDSPELPDFSLLKRLARDQLVYLLEQLPGKKDLFIEADLMSPLDRIANVAILKLHDVDKLYKVEYKPIISTSDQLCFLIRPRIQTVKWICDVAKADKAAGKFRRYKIIFTPQKFYACETVLEEQGVFGDVTMDEWSFYLLPLDDDIISLELPEFFRDNYLAGDLRWVRTAGSALHLLHSIYGPFSKVYGIGRCSKMAYESWREQEEEGDLKARNTEIGSVFLIDRDVDFVTPLCSQVVYEGLVDDIFRIKCGCVEFGPDISSSDKSIKVMLNSQDKVFNEIRNEHFSNVFSFLSQKARNLQTAYDKRRGMDIKQMKAFVSEELKGLKQEHRLLSLHISASESMMKKKTKQDFQELLKTEHSLLEGFEIRECISFIEEHINRQVSMTESLRLLCLLSLTENGLLPKDYRSLKTQYLQSYGVEHLLTFANLKQSGLLVEQQQGETLTVMESKVGKLVNDRTAGKLTDAFSSLARKNNFRALSRKLNLVPKSDDEYDLRVPKDMAYIFSGAYIPLSCKLIEQVLERDGWTGLEEVTKLLNGNEFAVTGKNGAKNEAQRIVVVMFLGGCTYSEISALRFLGRERGYRFIVVTTAITSSSRLLEALLGNHV; from the exons ATGGCTTACAGTGCCAGGAAAGATTCCCCGGAGCTCCCTGACTTCTCTCTGCTCAAGCGACTCGCCAGAGATCAGCTCGTCTACCTGCTGGAACAG CTTCCAGGAAAGAAGGACCTTTTTATTGAGGCCGACTTGATGAGCCCGCTGGATCGTATCGCCAATGTTGCCATCTTGAAG ctacaTGACGTTGACAAACTATACAAAGTAGAATACAAACCCATAATTAGCACATCAGATCA GCTTTGTTTTCTGATACGGCCAAGAATACAAACAGTAAAGTGGATATGTG ATGTGGCCAAAGCAGACAAAGCAGCAGGGAAATTTAGACGATACAAAATTATATTTACTCCTCAGAAG TTTTATGCATGTGAGACGGTGCTGGAGGAGCAGGGAGTCTTTGGAG aCGTGACAATGGATGAATGGTCCTTCTATCTACTTCCTCTGGACGATGACATAATCAGTCTGGAACTCCCAGAGTTTTTTCGGGACAATTATCTG GCTGGAGACCTGCGTTGGGTGAGGACAGCTGGCAGCGCTCTACATCTCCTTCACTCCATTTATGGACCCTTTTCAAAGGTTTATGGTATTGGAAGGTGTTCAAAG ATGGCATACGAGTCTTGGAGAGAGCAAGAGGAAGAGGGAGACCTGAAGGCTCGGAACACTGAAATAGGAAGCGTTTTCTTAATTGATAGGG ATGTGGACTTTGTCACTCCGTTGTGCTCACAAGTGGTGTACGAAGGACTTGTGGATGATATATTCAGAATCAAATGTG GATGTGTGGAATTTGGGCCTGATATTTCCTCCTCAGACAAAAGCATCAAAGTCATGCTGAACTCTCAAGATAAG GTCTTCAATGAAATCAGAAATGAACATTTCTCCAATGTCTTCAGCTTTCTCAGTCAGAAAGCCAGAAATCTCCAGACTGCATATGAT AAGCGTCGAGGGATGGACATAAAGCAGATGAAAGCTTTTGTGTCCGAAGAACTTAAAGGGTTGAAACAAGAACATCGGCTCTTGAGCCTGC ACATCAGTGCAAGTGAGTcaatgatgaagaagaaaacaaaacaggattTCCAGGAGCTGTTGAAGACAGAACACT ctTTACTTGAAGGTTTTGAAATCCGTGAATGCATTTCTTTCATTGAGGAACATATCAACAGGCAG gtctcCATGACAGAAAGTCTTCGACTGCTTTGTCTTCTGTCTTTAACAGAAAATG GACTCCTGCCAAAAGATTACCGgtctttaaaaacacagtatttACAG AGCTATGGAGTGGAGCACCTGCTCACATTTGCCAACCTCAAGCAGTCGGGGCTGCTTGTGGAGCAACAGCAGGGTGAAACATTGACTGTTATGGAGAGCAAAGTGGGTAAACTGGTCAACGATAGGACAGCAG GGAAGCTAACAGATGCCTTTTCATCATTGGCAAGGAAAAACAATTTTAGAGCCCTAAGCAGAAAACTAAATTTG GTGCCCAAGTCAGATGATGAATATGACCTGCGAGTCCCAAAGGACATGGCTTACATCTTCAGTGGTGCCTACATCCCACTGAGCTGCAAACTCATAGAGCAG GTTTTAGAGCGAGATGGTTGGACTGGGCTTGAAGAAGTTACCAAGTTGCTAAATGGGAATGAGTTTGCTGTCACAG GCAAAAACGGAGCAAAAAATGAGGCACAACGCATTGTTGTCGTAATGTTCCTTGGGGGGTGCACATACTCTGAGATTTCAGCTTTACGTTTTCTTGGTAGAGAAAGAG gaTATAGATTTATTGTGGTAACGACTGCCATTACAAGCAGTTCAAGACTGTTGGAAGCCTTGCTGGGAAACCATGTATGA
- the hypk gene encoding huntingtin-interacting protein K, producing MATEGDVDLDLEADENCTGKPAEKPRKHDSGAADLERVTDYAEEKEISSSDLQTAMSVIGDRRSREQKAKQEREKELAKVTIKKEDVELIMSEMEISRFAAERSLREHMGNVVEALVALTS from the exons ATGGCGACCGAGGGAGATGTCGATTTGGACCTGGAAGCCGACGAAAACTGCACCGGGAAGCCGGCAGAAAAGCCTCGTAAACATGACAGTGGTGCCGCCGATTTGGAAAGAGTCACTGATTACGCGGAAGAGAAAGAAATATCCAGCTCTGATTTACAAACA gctATGTCAGTAATTGGAGACAGAAGGTCAAGAGAACAGAAAGCCAAACAAGAGAG AGAAAAAGAGTTGGCCAAAGTCACGATCAAGAAAGAGGACGTGGAGTTAATT ATGTCCGAGATGGAGATTTCAAGATTCGCAGCAGAGCGCAGTCTGAGGGAACACATGGGCAACGTTGTGGAAGCCCTTGTGGCTCTGACCAGCTGA